In Microbispora sp. ZYX-F-249, one genomic interval encodes:
- the purN gene encoding phosphoribosylglycinamide formyltransferase: MSFRLVVLVSGSGTNLQALLDAATDHAFGATVVAVGADRTGIEGLIRAERAGVPTFVERVGDHPDREKWDESLAERIAEHKPDLVVSAGFMKILGPRVLGAFPVVNTHPALLPAFPGAHAVRDALAYGVRVTGCTVHLVDAGVDTGPVIAQEAVAVREGDDEESLHERIKGVERGLLVETVGRMAREGWTLTGRTVRLGPGRVAGEAGHGPTPGRTTK, encoded by the coding sequence CTGTCGTTCCGGCTCGTCGTCCTCGTCTCGGGTTCGGGGACCAACCTGCAAGCGTTGCTGGATGCGGCCACAGACCACGCGTTCGGCGCGACCGTCGTGGCCGTCGGGGCCGACCGTACCGGCATCGAGGGCCTGATCCGGGCCGAGCGTGCCGGCGTCCCCACGTTCGTCGAGAGGGTGGGCGACCACCCCGACCGGGAGAAGTGGGACGAGAGTCTGGCCGAGCGCATCGCCGAGCACAAGCCCGACCTGGTGGTCTCCGCCGGGTTCATGAAGATCCTCGGTCCTCGCGTGCTCGGCGCGTTCCCGGTCGTCAACACCCACCCGGCGCTGCTTCCCGCCTTCCCCGGCGCGCACGCGGTGCGCGACGCCCTCGCGTACGGCGTCCGCGTCACCGGCTGCACGGTCCACCTCGTCGACGCGGGCGTGGACACCGGCCCGGTGATCGCCCAGGAGGCGGTGGCCGTACGGGAGGGGGACGACGAGGAGTCGCTGCACGAGCGCATCAAGGGCGTCGAGCGCGGCCTCCTCGTCGAGACGGTGGGCCGCATGGCCCGTGAGGGCTGGACCCTGACCGGGCGGACCGTCCGCCTCGGGCCGGGGCGAGTCGCAGGAGAGGCCGGACACGGCCCGACACCAGGAAGGACGACGAAGTGA
- a CDS encoding cell division protein PerM, with product MTGLLDQFRTAPRAVLGRGGDDEETRRPLPVSGMLAAVGTLGVGLAVLTTVTLIGWMAAPRGPFGEGLPGVFRTACQLWLAAHHAGFAIPGGRVGLLPIGLMILPGALLYRAGLWMARDADLRLRMPARLPKGTPRDVENARRRAQLVLIAQAGISLAAPYALLAGVIALVSGNEIMRPFLGEALVSHLLLAFVTGSVATARTIGPWRSMLRLLPERPRSLVSGTAVAISVMLLAGAVLVLGAVVVNFARIEQMSEVLSPGVVGGLLLLLLEVLYFFNAVIWGMAYISGPGFAVGAGTLVAPTGVKLSAVPMLPLLGALPSSGAAPAWVMGVIAVPFAAGAVAGVVTARVAPTPSFEAAPLWGFVCGVTTGLVAGTLAALSGGPLGGAGLAAVGPSPWEVALSVALEVGVAAGISAGIANWWLISRRPATPPEPVRKAGAVIAKAAGRVRPARGAHLPGHWLDATEADTQPIPVIRDDWTDEHAAAAAETFDDMSARRPGGTSRDPGAPRKPAASPPPEPRKDIVDETDDRGGHVIYVDPYAWDRD from the coding sequence GTGACGGGCCTTCTCGATCAATTCAGGACCGCTCCCCGTGCCGTGCTCGGCCGGGGCGGCGACGACGAGGAGACCCGCCGTCCGCTCCCCGTCTCCGGCATGCTGGCAGCGGTCGGGACGCTCGGCGTCGGCCTCGCCGTGCTCACCACGGTCACGCTCATCGGCTGGATGGCCGCGCCTCGCGGGCCGTTCGGCGAGGGCCTGCCCGGCGTCTTCCGTACGGCCTGCCAGCTCTGGCTCGCCGCTCACCACGCCGGTTTCGCGATCCCCGGTGGCCGGGTGGGCCTGCTGCCCATCGGGCTGATGATCCTGCCCGGGGCGCTGCTCTACCGGGCCGGCCTGTGGATGGCGCGCGACGCCGACCTGCGGCTGCGGATGCCGGCCCGGCTGCCCAAGGGCACGCCCCGCGACGTCGAGAACGCCCGCCGCCGCGCCCAGCTCGTGCTCATCGCCCAGGCCGGCATCTCGCTGGCCGCGCCGTACGCGCTGCTCGCCGGGGTGATCGCCCTGGTCTCCGGCAACGAGATCATGCGGCCGTTCCTGGGGGAGGCGCTGGTCAGCCACCTGCTGCTGGCCTTCGTCACCGGCTCCGTGGCCACCGCCCGCACGATCGGGCCGTGGCGGTCGATGCTGCGCCTGCTGCCCGAGCGGCCACGGTCGCTCGTCTCCGGCACGGCCGTCGCGATCTCGGTGATGCTCCTGGCCGGGGCCGTGCTGGTCCTCGGGGCCGTGGTGGTCAACTTCGCCAGGATCGAGCAGATGTCGGAGGTCCTCAGCCCCGGAGTGGTCGGCGGCCTGCTGCTCCTGCTCCTGGAGGTCCTCTACTTCTTCAACGCGGTGATCTGGGGCATGGCCTACATCTCGGGGCCGGGTTTCGCGGTGGGCGCCGGAACGCTGGTCGCGCCCACCGGGGTCAAGCTGAGCGCGGTGCCCATGCTGCCGCTGCTGGGCGCCCTGCCGTCGTCCGGCGCGGCGCCCGCCTGGGTCATGGGCGTGATCGCGGTGCCGTTCGCGGCCGGGGCCGTCGCCGGCGTGGTGACGGCCCGTGTCGCGCCGACCCCGTCGTTCGAGGCCGCGCCCCTGTGGGGGTTCGTCTGCGGCGTCACCACCGGCCTCGTCGCCGGGACGCTCGCCGCGCTGTCGGGCGGCCCGCTCGGCGGGGCGGGCCTGGCCGCAGTAGGGCCGTCTCCCTGGGAGGTGGCGCTGTCGGTCGCGCTCGAGGTCGGCGTGGCCGCCGGCATCTCGGCCGGCATCGCCAACTGGTGGCTGATCTCCCGGAGGCCGGCCACCCCGCCCGAGCCGGTGCGGAAGGCCGGCGCCGTGATCGCCAAGGCGGCCGGCCGGGTGCGGCCCGCCCGCGGCGCCCACCTGCCGGGCCACTGGCTGGACGCCACCGAGGCGGATACGCAGCCGATCCCGGTGATCAGGGACGACTGGACCGACGAGCACGCCGCCGCGGCGGCCGAGACGTTCGACGACATGAGCGCGCGGCGGCCCGGGGGCACCTCCCGTGATCCCGGCGCGCCGCGCAAGCCCGCGGCGAGTCCTCCGCCGGAGCCGCGCAAGGACATCGTCGACGAGACCGACGACCGCGGGGGTCACGTTATCTACGTCGATCCCTACGCCTGGGACCGCGACTGA
- the sucD gene encoding succinate--CoA ligase subunit alpha, whose amino-acid sequence MAIWLTENSKIIVQGMTGGEGTKHTRRMLAAGVKVVGGVNARKAGITHEGLPVFGTVKEAMEQTGADVSVVFVPPAATKAAVREAIDAEIPLCVVITEGVPVHDTTEFWAYAVSKGNKTRIIGPNCPGIASPGVSNAGIIPADITTKGRVGLVSKSGTLTYQLMYELRDIGFSTCVGIGGDPVIGTTHIDALQAFQEDPETDAIVMIGEIGGDAEERAAAYIDEHVTKPVVAYVAGFTAPEGKTMGHAGAIVSGSAGTAQAKKEALEKVGVRVGRTPSETARLMREIMSSR is encoded by the coding sequence ATGGCTATCTGGCTCACCGAGAACAGCAAGATCATCGTTCAGGGCATGACCGGTGGTGAGGGCACCAAGCACACCCGCCGCATGCTCGCCGCCGGCGTCAAGGTCGTGGGCGGCGTGAACGCCCGCAAGGCCGGCATCACGCACGAGGGCCTGCCGGTCTTCGGCACGGTCAAGGAGGCCATGGAGCAGACGGGCGCCGACGTGTCCGTCGTCTTCGTGCCCCCGGCCGCCACCAAGGCCGCCGTCCGCGAGGCCATCGACGCCGAGATCCCGCTGTGCGTGGTCATCACCGAGGGCGTGCCGGTCCACGACACGACCGAGTTCTGGGCGTACGCCGTCTCCAAGGGCAACAAGACCCGCATCATCGGCCCGAACTGCCCCGGCATCGCCTCGCCCGGCGTGTCCAACGCGGGCATCATTCCGGCCGACATCACCACCAAGGGCCGCGTCGGCCTGGTGTCGAAGTCGGGCACGCTGACCTACCAGCTCATGTACGAGCTGCGCGACATCGGCTTCTCCACCTGCGTCGGCATCGGCGGCGACCCGGTCATCGGCACGACGCACATCGACGCCCTCCAGGCGTTCCAGGAGGACCCGGAGACCGACGCGATCGTGATGATCGGCGAGATCGGCGGCGACGCCGAGGAGCGCGCGGCGGCCTACATCGACGAGCACGTGACCAAGCCGGTCGTCGCCTACGTGGCCGGGTTCACCGCGCCCGAGGGCAAGACCATGGGCCACGCCGGCGCGATCGTGTCCGGCTCCGCCGGCACCGCCCAGGCCAAGAAGGAGGCCCTGGAGAAGGTCGGCGTCCGCGTCGGCCGCACGCCCAGCGAGACCGCCCGCCTGATGCGCGAGATCATGTCCAGCCGCTGA
- the sucC gene encoding ADP-forming succinate--CoA ligase subunit beta, with translation MDLFEHQAKELFAEYGIPVPRGIVAHTAEEARAAAEQLTGRVVVKAQVKTGGRGKAGGVKVADDAADAQAKAAQILGMDIKGHTVHKVLIEEASQIAEEYYFSFLLDRANRTFLAICSASGGMDIEEVAHTAPEKVAKVPVSPLTGVDRAKAREIAVAGGLPQQALDGAAELIEKLWAVFVDEDASLVEVNPMILSADGQVKALDGKVTLDDNANFRQAEHVAYVDKAAEDPLEARAKEKHLNYVKLDGNVGIIGNGAGLVMSTLDVVAYAGEEFPGQPKPANFLDIGGGASAEVMANGLEIILSDPSVKSVFVNVFGGITACDAVANGIVSAFELLQSRGEEVTHPLVVRLDGNNAALGRQILADAALPRVELVDTMDEAAKRAAQLAAVGA, from the coding sequence GTGGACCTGTTCGAACATCAGGCGAAGGAGCTCTTCGCGGAGTACGGCATCCCGGTGCCGCGCGGAATCGTCGCGCACACCGCGGAGGAGGCGCGGGCGGCTGCCGAGCAGCTCACCGGACGCGTTGTCGTCAAGGCCCAGGTCAAGACCGGCGGGCGCGGCAAGGCCGGCGGCGTGAAGGTGGCCGACGACGCCGCCGACGCGCAGGCGAAGGCGGCGCAGATCCTCGGCATGGACATCAAGGGCCACACGGTCCACAAGGTCCTGATCGAGGAGGCCAGCCAGATCGCGGAGGAGTACTACTTCTCCTTCCTCCTCGACCGCGCCAACCGCACCTTCCTCGCCATCTGCTCCGCCTCGGGCGGCATGGACATCGAGGAGGTCGCGCACACCGCGCCGGAGAAGGTGGCGAAGGTGCCGGTCAGCCCGCTGACGGGCGTCGACCGCGCCAAGGCCCGCGAGATCGCGGTGGCCGGCGGCCTGCCGCAGCAGGCGCTGGACGGCGCCGCCGAGCTGATCGAGAAGCTCTGGGCGGTTTTCGTCGACGAGGACGCCTCGCTCGTCGAGGTCAACCCGATGATCCTGTCGGCCGACGGCCAGGTGAAGGCGCTCGACGGCAAGGTCACCCTCGACGACAACGCGAACTTCCGCCAGGCGGAGCACGTCGCGTACGTCGACAAGGCCGCGGAGGACCCGCTGGAGGCCCGGGCCAAGGAGAAGCACCTCAACTACGTCAAGCTGGACGGCAACGTCGGCATCATCGGCAACGGCGCGGGCCTGGTCATGTCCACGCTCGACGTCGTGGCGTACGCGGGGGAGGAGTTCCCCGGACAGCCCAAGCCGGCCAACTTCCTCGACATCGGCGGCGGCGCCTCGGCCGAGGTCATGGCGAACGGCCTGGAGATCATCTTGTCCGACCCGTCGGTGAAGTCGGTCTTCGTGAACGTCTTCGGCGGCATCACCGCCTGCGACGCGGTCGCCAACGGCATCGTCTCGGCCTTCGAGCTCCTGCAGAGCCGGGGCGAGGAAGTGACCCACCCGCTGGTCGTCCGCCTGGACGGCAACAACGCCGCCCTCGGGCGGCAGATCCTGGCCGACGCCGCGCTGCCGCGGGTCGAGCTGGTCGACACCATGGACGAAGCGGCCAAGCGCGCCGCACAGCTCGCCGCGGTAGGTGCGTAA
- a CDS encoding cobalamin B12-binding domain-containing protein, translating to MAGRIRVVVAKPGLDGHDRGVKVVARALRDAGMEVIYTGLHQTPEQIVRTAIQEDAAAIGLSILSGAHMTLFARLFEVLREEGAEDIVVFGGGIIPDADIPELTTMGVARIFTPGSTTQEIVEWVRSAVPATV from the coding sequence ATGGCAGGCAGGATTCGGGTCGTCGTCGCGAAGCCGGGGCTCGACGGGCACGACCGCGGGGTGAAGGTGGTGGCGCGGGCGCTGCGCGACGCGGGCATGGAAGTCATCTACACGGGGCTGCACCAGACCCCGGAGCAGATCGTCCGTACGGCGATCCAGGAGGACGCGGCGGCCATCGGGCTGTCCATCCTGTCCGGCGCCCACATGACGCTGTTCGCCCGGCTCTTCGAGGTGCTGCGCGAGGAGGGGGCCGAGGACATCGTGGTGTTCGGCGGCGGAATCATTCCCGATGCCGACATCCCGGAACTGACCACGATGGGCGTTGCGCGGATCTTCACACCCGGGTCCACGACGCAGGAGATTGTGGAATGGGTCCGTTCGGCGGTTCCAGCCACCGTTTAG
- a CDS encoding helix-turn-helix domain-containing protein, whose translation MEENTAVEEISRLYPAVHRRLRTSGRLLPGRDLTARMVSVLRHLVSYGPLTVGDLAGRLRLSRAATTELLDRVETRGLVARTRDQRDRRRVYVRVTEAGRAAAGGEGRDDAGRDDPLTAAVRTMTPQERQGLVDGLRALLRERPGGG comes from the coding sequence ATGGAGGAGAACACGGCGGTCGAGGAGATATCCCGGCTCTACCCCGCCGTCCACCGGCGTCTGCGCACGTCCGGTCGCCTGCTTCCGGGCCGTGACCTGACCGCCCGGATGGTGTCGGTCCTGCGTCACCTGGTGTCGTACGGGCCGCTCACCGTGGGCGACCTGGCGGGGCGGCTGCGCCTGTCGCGGGCCGCGACCACCGAACTCCTCGACCGCGTCGAGACCCGGGGGCTGGTCGCGCGGACGCGCGACCAGCGTGACCGGCGGCGCGTCTACGTGCGGGTCACCGAGGCGGGGCGTGCCGCCGCCGGCGGCGAGGGCCGCGACGACGCCGGCCGCGACGACCCGCTCACGGCGGCCGTGCGCACGATGACCCCGCAGGAGAGGCAGGGGCTCGTGGACGGCCTGCGCGCGCTGCTCCGGGAGCGTCCGGGAGGCGGCTGA
- the pcrA gene encoding DNA helicase PcrA → MSVRGHNLRRVSTRAATHPLLDGLNPQQRDAVTHQGSPLLIVAGAGSGKTRVLTHRVAYLLAERGVQPGEILAITFTNKAAREMKERVDKLVGPRSRAMWVMTFHSACVRILRREAKRLGFTSSFSIYDQADSQRLMAMVCRELDLDPKRYPPRSFSAQVSNFKNELIDYETAADRASTHLERTLAEAYRTYQRRLTEAGAMDFDDLIMLTVTLFQLFPEVAEHYRRRFRHVMVDEYQDTNHAQYMLIRELVGRPEVRTADGDVVREGVEPSELVVVGDADQSIYAFRGATIRNILEFERDYPDARTILLEQNYRSTQTILNAANSVISRNEGRKPKNLWSDQGAGPKIIGYVADNEHDEAMFVAQEVDRLSDDHGVTPGDVAIFYRTNAASRVFEEIFIRTGLPYKVVGGVRFYERKEVKDLLAYLRVLANPNDTVSLRRILNVPKRGIGDRAEAMVEAFANRERIGFWEALRRADEAPGVATRSLNAIRDFVTLLDELRAKELPLSDLAEEVLSATGYRTELETSGDPQDESRLENLNELISVAAEFEEANPEGTLVDFLEQVSLVADADQIPDGDDHGGVVTLMTLHTAKGLEFPVVFLTGMEDGVFPHMRSLNDPKELEEERRLAYVGITRAKQRLYLSRSAVRSAWGAPSFNPASRFLSEVPGDLVDWRGDPGKTAWSAATSRPAARTAPAQKTGGRQVPNLSPGDRVTHDTFGLGTVVAVDGQAEKTRVKIDFGSEGEKTLLLAYAPIDKL, encoded by the coding sequence ATGTCGGTGCGCGGCCATAACCTAAGGAGGGTGTCCACCCGAGCCGCCACTCATCCATTGCTCGACGGCCTCAACCCGCAGCAGCGGGACGCCGTCACCCACCAGGGCAGTCCGCTGCTGATCGTCGCCGGGGCCGGCTCCGGGAAGACCAGGGTGCTGACGCACCGCGTCGCGTACCTGCTGGCGGAGCGCGGCGTCCAGCCGGGGGAGATCCTCGCGATCACCTTCACCAACAAGGCCGCCCGCGAGATGAAGGAGCGGGTCGACAAGCTCGTCGGGCCGCGGTCCAGGGCCATGTGGGTCATGACGTTCCACAGCGCCTGCGTGCGGATCCTGCGGCGCGAGGCGAAGCGGCTGGGCTTCACCTCCAGCTTCTCGATCTACGACCAGGCCGACTCCCAGCGGCTCATGGCGATGGTGTGCCGCGAGCTCGACCTCGACCCCAAGCGCTACCCGCCGCGCTCCTTCTCCGCGCAGGTCAGCAACTTCAAGAACGAGCTGATCGACTACGAGACGGCGGCCGACCGGGCCTCGACCCATCTGGAGCGCACGCTCGCGGAGGCGTACCGCACCTACCAGCGGCGGCTCACCGAGGCCGGCGCGATGGACTTCGACGACCTGATCATGCTGACGGTCACGCTGTTCCAGCTCTTCCCCGAGGTGGCCGAGCACTACCGGCGGCGGTTCCGGCACGTGATGGTCGACGAGTACCAGGACACCAACCACGCGCAGTACATGCTGATCCGCGAGCTGGTCGGGCGGCCCGAGGTGCGCACCGCCGACGGCGACGTGGTGCGGGAGGGCGTCGAGCCCTCGGAGCTGGTGGTCGTCGGCGACGCCGATCAGTCGATCTACGCCTTCCGCGGTGCGACGATCCGCAACATCCTGGAGTTCGAGCGCGACTACCCGGACGCGCGGACGATCCTGCTGGAGCAGAACTACCGCTCCACGCAGACGATCCTGAACGCCGCCAACTCGGTCATCTCCCGCAACGAGGGCCGCAAGCCGAAGAACCTGTGGTCCGACCAGGGCGCGGGGCCGAAGATCATCGGATACGTCGCCGACAACGAGCACGACGAGGCCATGTTCGTCGCGCAGGAGGTCGACCGGCTGAGCGACGACCACGGGGTCACCCCCGGCGACGTGGCGATCTTCTACCGCACCAACGCCGCGTCCCGGGTGTTCGAGGAGATCTTCATCCGCACCGGCCTGCCGTACAAGGTCGTGGGCGGGGTGCGGTTCTACGAGCGCAAGGAGGTCAAGGACCTGCTCGCCTACCTGCGGGTCCTGGCCAACCCGAACGACACGGTGTCGCTGCGGCGCATCCTCAACGTGCCCAAGCGCGGCATCGGCGACCGCGCCGAGGCGATGGTGGAGGCGTTCGCCAACCGCGAGCGCATCGGCTTCTGGGAGGCGCTGCGCCGGGCCGACGAGGCGCCGGGGGTGGCCACCCGCTCGCTCAACGCGATCCGCGACTTCGTCACCCTGCTGGACGAGCTGCGCGCCAAGGAGCTTCCGCTGTCGGACCTGGCGGAGGAGGTGCTGAGCGCCACCGGCTACCGGACGGAGCTGGAGACCTCGGGCGACCCGCAGGACGAGAGCCGGCTGGAGAACCTCAACGAGCTGATCTCGGTGGCCGCCGAGTTCGAGGAGGCCAACCCGGAGGGCACGCTCGTCGACTTCCTGGAGCAGGTCTCGCTGGTCGCCGACGCCGACCAGATCCCCGACGGCGACGACCACGGCGGGGTGGTCACGCTGATGACCCTGCACACCGCCAAGGGCCTGGAGTTCCCCGTGGTGTTCCTCACGGGCATGGAGGACGGGGTCTTCCCGCACATGCGCTCGCTGAACGACCCGAAGGAGCTGGAGGAGGAGCGCAGGCTGGCGTACGTCGGCATCACCCGGGCCAAGCAGCGGCTCTACCTGTCGAGGTCCGCGGTCCGCTCGGCGTGGGGCGCGCCGTCGTTCAACCCCGCCTCGCGCTTCCTGTCGGAGGTGCCGGGCGACCTGGTCGACTGGCGCGGCGACCCGGGCAAGACCGCCTGGTCCGCCGCGACCTCCCGCCCGGCCGCCCGTACGGCTCCCGCGCAGAAGACCGGCGGCCGGCAGGTGCCGAACCTGTCGCCGGGCGACCGGGTCACCCACGACACCTTCGGGCTCGGCACGGTGGTGGCGGTGGACGGCCAGGCCGAGAAGACGCGCGTGAAGATCGATTTCGGTAGCGAGGGCGAGAAGACCCTGCTGCTCGCCTACGCCCCGATCGACAAGCTCTGA
- a CDS encoding PIG-L deacetylase family protein, protein MRRLLVLDEAEIKKVLVVVAHPDDIDFGGAGTVARLTDSGAEVVYCLVTDGDAGGFDRAVDNGGMAALRRAEQTAAAKCVGVGDLRFLGYQDGTVEQTLGLRRDITRVIRQVRPDLVVTSSPDRNYERLGPSHPDHRAVGGATLDAVYPDARNPYAFPELLADEGLEAWTVREVWLTGGMTVNHYVDVTSTVDRKIAALRAHESQTAHIPDLDGMVKGWLAGHAAAAGLPEGSYAEAFQRVVTA, encoded by the coding sequence ATGAGGAGGCTGCTCGTGCTGGACGAGGCGGAAATCAAGAAGGTCCTGGTGGTCGTCGCGCACCCCGACGACATCGACTTCGGTGGCGCGGGAACGGTCGCCAGACTGACCGACTCCGGCGCGGAGGTCGTGTACTGCCTGGTCACGGATGGCGACGCGGGCGGATTCGACCGGGCGGTGGACAACGGCGGCATGGCGGCGCTGCGCCGCGCCGAGCAGACCGCCGCGGCCAAGTGCGTGGGCGTCGGCGACCTGCGCTTCCTGGGCTACCAGGACGGCACGGTCGAGCAGACGCTCGGTCTGCGGCGGGACATCACCCGGGTGATCCGCCAGGTGCGGCCCGACCTGGTCGTCACCTCGAGCCCCGACCGGAACTACGAACGGCTCGGCCCCAGCCATCCCGACCACCGCGCGGTCGGCGGCGCCACCCTCGACGCGGTCTACCCCGACGCGCGCAACCCGTACGCCTTCCCCGAACTGCTGGCCGACGAGGGGCTCGAGGCCTGGACCGTCCGCGAGGTGTGGCTCACCGGCGGGATGACCGTCAACCACTACGTCGACGTCACCTCCACCGTGGACCGCAAAATCGCGGCGCTGCGCGCGCACGAGAGCCAGACCGCGCACATCCCCGACCTCGACGGCATGGTCAAGGGCTGGCTCGCCGGCCACGCCGCCGCCGCGGGCCTCCCCGAGGGCTCGTACGCGGAGGCGTTCCAGCGGGTCGTCACCGCCTGA